DNA sequence from the Falco biarmicus isolate bFalBia1 chromosome 5, bFalBia1.pri, whole genome shotgun sequence genome:
aatttccctttctcctgTCCGCTGGGGAAGCGGTGGCACCAGCACTGCAACTAAAGTGAGGAAAGGGCCTCCCTCCCCCCGTCACTTCTCCCTGACTGCTTCTTACTGCAGGCAGAGTGAAGGGCATCGCTTCAGCGCGGTAAAGGCGACAGAAGGAGGGTACGGTCGAGTCATTGGGGCAAGGAGGTGGCTGCAGGGTCGAGGGAGACACGCGGGAGGCTCTGGGTCGGGTTCCTACTCCGCCGAGCGTTGCTCCCCAGCCTCTCCGTTGCAAAAATGAGCCCTCGGCACCCGGCTAAGAGCCGAGCCCGGCAGCTCCCAGGCGCAAGAGGCTGAGAGCCGAAGTCGGGGACCGGCGGGCAGCACCAAGGACGCTCAAAAGGCAACCCCCGACACCCGCGCCTCCCGGACCCCGCTCGCCTTGCCATTTCCAAGGAAGGAAGCGAGCTTGCAGGAGGCAGACCTGCTCTGAGAGTGAAAAAACCCATAGGCAGGCGAGCACGTCCCCAGGAAGTTCATCAGCTTCTTCCGCTGAGTGAAGAAAAGAACCGGAGCATCAGTTTAACCCGGGAACCGCCACAGCCCAGAGTGGCGGCCAATCCGCGCGCGGCGCGGGCTTTTCGGAGCCAGCCGGCCGgtcggggccggggggggcctCCGAGCGTCTCCTCGCCCCCCGGCTGATCGGAGACACCACGGGACCCCAGCACCTCGCCCCCCGAAAGCCGGGGTGCCGTGACCGCTGCCGAACTTCCACAGGACTTCGGGCTCACCGATTTCTTGCGGCTAACCGGGAAGCTATTTGCATCCACACCCGCGGGTATACGCTAAGGAGTTGTGCCGCCGGGAACCACCGCAGTACGGCTGTCCGCTCCCCTGAAAAAAAGCGCGGAAGTTTGAGCTGTTTCCACATCGACCATAATTAAGCAAAAAGCAGTGCCGAGTAAAGGAAGTTGCgcacgcgcgcacacacacacacacacgcgcaaAGCGTAAGAAATGGCATTTCAGCTCTTTTTGGGAAAGTTTGGGTGGCTCTTAGAAGAGCCGTTGGGTTTATCTGCAAGACAGACGGGATTTTTTCAgcaccatttattttttctttggggtCGCCTTCTTCGCCTTAGCCGCTTTGGGCTTGGCCGCCTTGGGCTTGGCTGCTTTGGGCTTCACCGCCTTCGCTTTGGCCGGGCTCTTCGCGGCTGCCGCCGTCTTTTTCGGCTTAGCAGCCTTAGTCACCTTCTTAGGGCTCTTGGCCGCTTTCTTGGCCGCGGCAGCTGCCGGCTTCTTAGCTTTCTTGGGGCTCTTTTTTGCTGTCACCGCCTTCTTGGGCTTCTTAGCGGCGCTGGCGGGCTTCTTGGCAGCCGGCTTCTTAGGCTTGGCCGCGGCTGCCCGCTTCTTGGGggctttttccttcacttcGCCAGGCTTCTTGTTGAGGCGGAAGGAGCCCGAGGCGCCGGTGCCCTTGGTCTGCACCAGGGTGCCCTTGTTGACGAGGCTCTTAAGCCCCAGCTTGATGCGGCTGTTGCTCTTCTCCACATCGTAGCCGCCGGCAGCCAGCGCCTTCTTGAGCGCGGCGAGGGAGAGCCCCTTGCGCTCCTTGGCGGCGGACACGGCCTTGGTGATCAGCTCGGTGACGCTGGGGCCCGCGGGCTTGCGGGCCTTGGAGCCGCCCGCCGCCTTCTTCGGCTTCTTGGCGGCGGCAGGCTTGGCCGGGGCCGGAGCGGCGGCAGCCACATCGGGCGCGGCAACGGGAGCGGTCTCAGACATGGCACCTCTACGGTATCAGCACGAACAATAGCGGCAGCTGCCGCGCGCCCCCTTTTATAGCAGCGCCGCGCGCACTGATTGGTGCGgaccgccccgccccgccgcccgccgccgcgccggtTGTGTTTCTTCCCGGTACAAAAATGACTTTTTCCTCCCGAAATTTACAACCGGTGCACCCCGTTTCTTCCCGGGCGGGGAGCAGGGATTGTGTGCTACCCGTTAACGGAGTTTCCCGTCGGAAGGAGGACAAATGAGGCAAAAGTGACCCCAGAAACTCCTCAGCGTGGGGCCGCTGAGCCCTCGGGAGAGAGAAACTTTCCTTTTACCTTTTAGATTAAAAGTATACCTTGGCATAAATGAGCACAGCCGGCCTGAAATCCTGTACTTTAGAAGgtcctctgcagagcagggaaaaacCCGGTATGGTTTGAACGGGTTTTCTCAGGATAAATTGATATTAAACCCGAGGAAGTAACACAGCTTCGGCCCGTGGTGGCGAACGCGGGGGCAGAGATGGCTCCCTCGGCCAAGCCGCGTCCCTTCGAAATCGCTGAATGTGCTCAGTGTCCCTTCCGCGTCCACGGTGTCTGAGCTAATGCCTTTTGGGGAGACGTTTCTGGTTTAGCAGCTCCGTGTGAAAGCCAGTGTAACTTTACGTCTTCTTAAGTATTTCAATGGAACAAAGCACCTACGTGCCCCTCTGAAGGCTGATGCTCCTGTCATTGGATCTTAACTTAGTCGCTTTCGTTTGTTAAATTCAAAAGTCAGGATAGTTTCAGTAGTAATAGACCAGATTTGAGCCTTAAAACGTATAAAAACTTTGCATCGTGATTTGTTAAAATTGATTGGGGAGTAGAATCTGGGGTGTAATGAAATTTGAACAGGACGGGGATTTAAAGGTGGAAATCCGGTTAGTTGAGGGTGTGTTCTGTAATTAGGACACTTTGTTATGCAAAACTGATTTCTCTGTTCGAATGAATGAATGTTGatgttgtgttttgctttgataACAGCATCTGGTGATTCACGACTTTGTTCCTTTCAAAAGTAAGATAAgcatttaaaacttttcaaGAGGGTTCCTTCCCCGGGTCAGTGCCAGCTCCATATTCCAAACAATGGATgaattttcactttcttcctttgttttcaatgatatgttgctttctttttaatacgAAACAAATAACACTTTGCCTGCAATAATATTGTGTTTCCTAAAATAGATACCAGGCTATCATCAGCTCATAAAAACGGGTGAACAGACCTATTCAAGGATAAAAGTAGGTGTAACAGGGTGAAAGAAATGACAATACAACGTAGAGTTCCCGCTGCCTGGGACTGTGAAAATACGCTGATTTGAATCTCCATGCGACATTCGAGAAATTCTTTTCCGATTACAGGTGTTTAATTGAAAAAGCTGAAGGGCTTCAATCAACGCAAGGACTAGTGTTATTCAAGGAATTTAACACACCCgcttattttctgttcttgaagGTGAAATGTGTGAAGTAATAGAGCTTTAGTGAGGTCTCCCAGAGAATGCATTTCAGCCTGTAAAGCGAAGGTGAATACATGTTTTGGGTGATCTGGCTGAGATAACGAGCTTGACAAAACTGCAACGTGTGAGACTGCAGAACTGTGCATTGTGTATTGATTAAACACTGAAATGGAAAACCAATATTAATATCCATTAATGGTTTTTTGATGGTTATTTCTTAAAATGGGGGAGGATTAAGGTCCTCAGTGACATAATTGAGGACTGTATCAAAACTGCTGACACCCTGAGGAAAAGATTTTCTCTAATCGAGTAGTACTGAGCCCATGGTCATAAAGAATGGAGATTTCAAGTCCTCTTAGAGGTAGTGGAGCTAACATTTTGTAACTCTTTAGTCCACTGATACCTGTTTATaagtggtttgtttgttttaagctaTTCACATTTAGTGGCTCTTTTCTGACAATTCTCTGGCCTTGTACAACAAGGAATATTTTCATCCTTGTCAGTCTGCAAGGTTCCtattaatctttttatttctcccaaATTGTTTAAGGCAGAAACGGACTCTGATATACCTGGAAATAGAAAAggaacattaatttttttgctttcattgtcATGATCGTTTCTCTATTTACTTGGAAACTGGaaagtgttttaagatttgaTTCTGATCTCTCAAGCTCCTCATTGCACCATATTAGATAAATTTCTGTACATTGTAGATTATCTCAGGCCACTATGAGAGAGATTTGTGaacaagacaaaacagatgGGTAGCATCAGGCTGTGGGTtctcataggaaaaaaacattatggTCTTCCTACAACATAGGTCAAATGAAAGATTAGCACAAACCAGACAATAAGAACAGTGTTGTTGAACTAACTCAGCTCATTTGCTTACCTCTGGCTCTTTTATTCAGTCACATTTTGCTTCTGGATATTCAAGTATAACATCCTAGATTTATCCAAATATTTTGATTATAATCAAGTAAATGGATTTTACTTTATTAGCCACTGTAgagtaaaatttctttttttcaaccATAATAGAGTGTAATCCAGTACAGAGAGCATGTGCTCAACACAGGAACTTGTTGCAGTTACGTAGGTACAGCAGGAAGGCCCCCCAAGTTTTGATATCCAATTACCACCTGGGGCAGAATTTGTATTTGGGTATCACCATTCCATCcacctttccttcatttttagaatcagcaaatgtaattaaaaatactgaaatattttagtaaaaCGTTGTTACTTTCCTTCcaggaaataaacatttttatgaattaGCACAGTCCCATGGAGAGATCCTATCCAGAATTTCTTTAGGAAGTTACTATAATAAAAGAACAATTGACAGGAGAATGTGGTGGGTTCAAGTTTTGACTCAGAACCTCACACTTGCTTTGGATCGATTTAACTTTATGTAGACCACTTACTGAAATTGGACACCTACCCTTGCCCCTGTTCCAAGGAAGATTGGGGTAGGTAGTATGAAATGATTGTTACCCTGTGTTTTAATGTCCTTTTTCAAAGCTGTCGCCAGATGCAGGTGTCCTAATGCTCAGTAAATCGTAAATCCCGGCTTCCTCCTGTTTAAAATTCATAGGCCCCCAATGTTTTCCTCTGCACCTactgacatttcttttcctgaattactaggaaattaaaaatgtccTAAATAAGTGTTAATGCACTAGTTCCATTATCACCATGTTGAAATGAACAGCAACTGATTTCTTCAGTGTGAATTGTGGCTTCCACAATGGTGATACTCTTGGCTTTGTGCAGGGCAAttgtattttgttcttctgaCAAATTTTTGGATATAGATTGTAGCTCATGGTGAGATATACACTACAAAATGTTCAGAAGAGTATGTATTCCACATTTGAAAGACATGtcaaaatcatattttttttccatacaacAGGACATGCCTCATTATCAGGAAATGgaaccattttttaaatcacagaaacacCATTCAAATACAGATGAAAACTATTACTATATCTTCCAGCCTTTGTCCAGTAGCACTCTTGAGAGGATGGAAACCCTGTTGCTTTGCATATAGAAGCTCTAATGGactgaaacttttcatttttctttttccctcgTGTGGAGCAAGAGCAGTTTCTGACACAGCATTAGACCtaatggctgctgctggagctcacTCAGTGGCACAAGGATGAGAAAGATAAGAAGGAACAATTTAAGTTTAGTGGACAGTATAGATCTAATAATAAGTATGGGGTAGAAAGAGTAGTTTTGCATGTCACAGATTACCAAAGCTATTTCAGGAATGAAGTGACATACagtgtttttctaaaaatcatATTAGAACTTCTTCCAGAATTGCAGGGTTAGGATATGAATGAGGCCTTCTTGCCCATTAAGCAACTGGCAGTTAATTGCATTTTGGAAACTCCAGATATAGCACAAGCAGATAAAGCTTTGATATAGAAGTGAGGGAAGACAAGGATGCTTGTGAAACTCctaatgtatttgatttttttttcctttgctccctGTGGCAAAAGCAGCACATGGAGTTCCCCAAATCCATTGATACCAGTTAATCTAATTCATACTACTGTGCAACTGTCCGAGCACTGAAGGCTAATTTAAACCCATTTGTTAATCAATGCTACAGTtctaggattaaaaaaaagattttaataaaataaatgtataataTAAGAATATGacaggacttttttcttttcacattctATTACGCAAACATAAAATGTTAATTGCTAACAAGAGAGCCACGAACATTGCTCCTTGAATTCTTGAGGCAACTCTTATCCTTTAATACCACTGTGATGAATCCTTTAACTGAATATTTACATAAGAAAATAGAACGATTTACCTATAACTAAATGGCTGCAAACAGGCAGCGCAAGGAGGCAAAGCTGTCAAAATAGCTTCCACCCAGTTTTTGGCTCTTGGAATTTGTGAGTAAACTCCCAAAATTCAGGGGACCATGTTTCCCAGCAGCATAAACACTGCCActttgttgtttgggggtttttttgtgctgaTGATTTTAACCCTTGCAGGTATAAGATTATCAGGTGAATTCTTCAGAACATACTGAACTAGAGAGAGTGGGGGAAGATAATCACATGAGTCATAACTAAATGGAAATGTAATTCAGAAAAGTGTCAAATATGACCTGCTTGAAACATTGCTTTCTAAGGCTCCCCATACTTTAAAGTCTTTAAGGGcatatacaggaaaaaaggctaTGGCAGCCTGTTCAAAGTGATTTCTACAGCCTGCCAAAGTTGGAAACCATTTTGAAACTCGATTTACAGCTGACAAGCCAACATTTCATATGCTCAGCATTGGTTCTTAGTAGAGAAATATAAACAGGTCTACTTTGTGTTTGTAACATATACATCGATATTTTAATCgcatgtgaaaatattttctattgattttctgaaaaacaagtcAAATAACAGAAGCCCACAAACTGTTTTGCCGGATGGTTGACAGTATGTGAAGCAAAGAGGAGCATAAGGACACGAGGGCAACCTGTCAGTTGTTACAGTTAGCAGTCGTTTCTGAACGCTGCCATTGTGCCCTTGCGATGTGACCTCAGCACTGATGAGACGTGGTCATCAGAAGCTTAACAACGGTCCGCAGAGGCCTGAAGGCCGCCGGCTACCCGCGCAGTGACGTGCTCGGCCGCTCGCAAAAGAAAGGTCTGTGCGCCGCCGCGACGCACAGAGGGGGAAGATGCCGGGAAACGGCGCTCCAGGggcaccggggctgggggacGGCGGGCGAGGCGGAGGCGGGCGAGGCGGAGGCGGGCGAGGCGGAGGCGGGCGAGGCGGAGGCGGGCGAGGCGGAGGCGGGCGAGGCGGAGGCGGGCGAGGCGCCCCGCCGCGCGCGCggagaggggggagggggcgcaGGCTCCGCCCCCGCTAGCCGTACTCGCCCCTGCTCCCAATCAGGTCGGCTCCCCGCGCATAAAGCGCTGCGCCGCGGCCTGCCCTGCGTTGCAGTTAGGTAGAGAGAACGGCGGCAGCATGTCTGGCAGAGGCAAGGGCGGGAAGGGGCTCGGCAAAGGGGGCGCCAAGCGCCACCGCAAGGTGCTGCGCGACAACATCCAGGGCATCACCAAGCCGGCCATCCGGCGCctggcgcggcgcggcggcgtGAAGCGCATCTCGGGGCTCATCTACGAGGAGACGCGCGGCGTGCTGAAGGTCTTCCTGGAGAACGTGATCCGCGACGCCGTCACCTACACCGAGCACGCCAAGCGCAAGACGGTCACGGCCATGGACGTGGTGTACGCTCTCAAGCGCCAGGGGCGCACCCTCTACGGCTTCGGCGGCTAAAAGGCCTTTCATTTCCCGGACCACCTCGAGAACCCAAAGGCTCTTTTCAGAGCCACCCATTTACTCCTTGGAAGAGCTGTGTCGTGTCACGCTCGTCTTTGTTGTCGTATACCGCCTCCCTTCCCGGCTCCTGCCCTTCCCATGCTCGCCCCCcgtgtttggttgtttttttattttcccccgAGCTGCAGCCGCACTAGCTACCCTTGCAGTCCAGCTCTGCGTTCTGTAGCCCGCTGCTGCAGCATTGCCCCTACCAGCTTCCTGCTTACCCTTCGCAGCAGCCGCTTTTGGAAAAGCTCGCTGGGCGCGCTGCCCTGTAAGGCAAGCAGAGTGCCAGTTTGACTCTTCTCGAGGTGTTTAGGGACGCCGCGGAGTCCTGGAAAGTGCTGGGCCGTGAAGGGCAAACCTAGCGTGCCTCATCAGCGGCTTTGCTCGGAAAAAGCACGGGGGTAAAGGAACAGTGCCTCTGCTCGAACTacataaaaaggagaaagcaaagccCGGCTCCGTGTCTCGCTAAGCTCTCCTCCGCTGGAGGGCCGGCggctccttcctttcctcctgctcGCTTACATATGAAGGGGGAAGCTGCCGTGACCGCGCCGGGTTCGCTGGCGCCGGCAACGGCCTCATCGCTCTTGCGCGCGGCTGGGGCGGGGCCGCTGCAGCGGGGCGCCGTCTCCGGCGGCGACCGGGTTACG
Encoded proteins:
- the LOC130150484 gene encoding histone H4 encodes the protein MSGRGKGGKGLGKGGAKRHRKVLRDNIQGITKPAIRRLARRGGVKRISGLIYEETRGVLKVFLENVIRDAVTYTEHAKRKTVTAMDVVYALKRQGRTLYGFGG
- the LOC130150457 gene encoding histone H1.03; amino-acid sequence: MSETAPVAAPDVAAAAPAPAKPAAAKKPKKAAGGSKARKPAGPSVTELITKAVSAAKERKGLSLAALKKALAAGGYDVEKSNSRIKLGLKSLVNKGTLVQTKGTGASGSFRLNKKPGEVKEKAPKKRAAAAKPKKPAAKKPASAAKKPKKAVTAKKSPKKAKKPAAAAAKKAAKSPKKVTKAAKPKKTAAAAKSPAKAKAVKPKAAKPKAAKPKAAKAKKATPKKK